Genomic DNA from Perognathus longimembris pacificus isolate PPM17 chromosome 6, ASM2315922v1, whole genome shotgun sequence:
GGAAATTGCAGTTTTAAATTACAGAATCTCAACAGAAACTACTCAAACTACAAAGACGTATTGGTTCAAAGATGTATCGGTctaaagttgtgctgtggctcagtggtagagcgctagccttgaggcaaagtgctcagggacagcacccaggcccagagtacaagccccatgactgacaaaaaaaaaaaaaaaagaaagagagggagagagagagagagagaaatattctgCTGTGTGTCAGTGCAAGTGTCAGCATTACATTATATACCATACCATCGTGACAACAAAGGAGTATCTATTCCTCATTCTTCACTTTTATTATAACCTATAACTGAGTCCTTAATAATCAGAAGAGAGGATAGTATAGTTATTTAGACACTAAAGTTGgactttatcatttctttgtagtATGACTTTCAGAAAGCTGACCTATTTGTGACATAGTTTTGTTGTTCGTTCAATAGGGATTATAATAATATCTACTTCATAAAGCTGTTGTGGGAATTAAACAAGCTTAAAAAGCAGTCAGTAGACTGCCTAGCAACTACAGCAAACAGCAAATGCTTCATAAATGTTCCTTAGAAACACCTTCTGTAAGCTTCAGAGATTCATCAGGACAAGGCTGAGAATCTTCCTGGAATTTTTCTGTTGAGGTGTAGTCATTTAACAAACACTGAACAAGGGCCTACTATTTTAGGCATGAAAGAAGAGCAAAACAGACAATATCCTGTCCTTGTGGAAATTGCACTGAAGTGGAAGATAAGAATAGGAGATGATAAGCAAATATACATAAGgacaacaaacaaatataaaggtGAAACTGTGCTAGGGAGAAAAATCCATCAGGACAAGGTATGAGGAAGTACAAGGAAAGCTTTGAGCTGACACTTGAAGATGAGGAGGGTATAGCAATACATGCAAGAAGAACATTAGAGGCAGACACaacagcaagtgcaaaggccctccTAGCAGCACTATGTTTGGCAAGTCAGAGCAAGAAGGAGGCCAAAGTGTGAAAAGAATAGGAGAGTAGTAGCTGATGAGCTCAGATGTAGCAGGTTGCAGGTCACACAGTACTTCGTAGAATGTCAACATAATCCTAAATGCCAGCGGGGAACAGGATATTACTGGCACAAGCAAGTTTTACAATCAAGGCAGTGAGCAGGGTAACGGCCTCAACTTGTCTGATGATGGGGTTGAAAGGTCAGAGAAGCCTCTGAGGAAGTGGTTCTTGAGCTGTTGAAAGATGAATTGAAATATATGGGCATAAGGGGAGGAGCAACCAAGCAGTAGTGAAACTGGTCCAACAGAGAGATTGTGGTATATTCAAGCAAATATGGACAAGGAAGCAAGCAGCCAGGAAGTGGCTAGAAAGAGAGGTTGGTAGAGCCTGGATTGACTGCTCTACTTGACTGATTTATTCAAGTACTTACTGTACACTAGGTGCGTGCTAGACATAATGCCTGGTCTGAGAACACCGTAATATACACAGCAGTATATCATTCTTGGTCTTACATTCTAGTAAGGGAGACATGAGAACATGAGATAGAACAAGAGGCCAAATGAGATATTTAAGGCAGAGATGTGAGTAAAGAATATCCTAGGCCTTGCTCTCTAGTGTCACCAGCTCTTCcatttgatttctctttctttcaaagCAGGTCATGGACGTCATCAAACGACAGACAGGGCCGTTATTACTGCTGGTCTGGCAGAATCAGGGCACTCATTTCAAACTGCTTGGTTCTCAGGAATTCCATCTCTTAGGCAGGTTCTAGGCAAAGCAGTGTGAAAAATACAATCATGAAAACACAGATGaggagagggatggggaatcGAAGCCGTTCTCAGTGTTCAGGGAGGTCTAGAGCTGACAAAGGTCTTCTTGTGCTCTCAGAAGTCCCCTCCGCTGTCTCAGAGAAGCCAAGACgcgtggggatgggaggggaccCTGGAGGCTGCAACACCGATTCAAGTGTGAGATTCCCAACGCGAGGAAAACTTCTACCCCGATTAAGTCTTACAACGCCTCCTGCACCACTAAAAGGCAAAGCTATTCGACTGTATAAactacttgtttgtttttgtgaataAAGTGACACTTTCTCCCCAGACCACCCACGCAGCAGCCCCAGCCTCGACAGCGAGCAAAAATCCTCGCTCAGCCGGGGCTCCAGGTTCCACGGAAGGGAAAAGGACTTCGTCTCTCCGGGTTCCTTCCTGCATAGATCAACAGACAGCTTCGGGCCCATTCTTCAGGCCTCGCCCATCTCAAGTACCACCCACCAGGCCCTCCTTTAGGACCCGCCCCCTTCCGGCTCCTCCCCAGAGTGGCACTTGGACCGCCCCCCTCCTGCCTGCCGTGCTTCCGGGCCCGCTTTCTACAGGCCCGCGGGAGTCGCTCGGCTCCAGGGTTTCCCCTGAGCCCGGCCTCCGCCCCGTCTGCTCCCGAAATCTCCTCCCCCTCCGAGGACACCTCCCGGAACTCTCTCCCTTAGCTCCGCCCATCCCTCTTCCAGCGAGCACGGTCACAGCTGCGGGTCCTCGGAAGCCTCCCGAGTCTCCGACAGCAGGCTGGTTCTGCAGTTCCCAGGGCATCACCACCTTCTCTCTCCCGCCCCGCTTTCAGAGCTTCAGGCTGGTGTCAGCGACTttagccccgcccccgccccgcctctcggccaggccccgcccctcttcTCTCCCCGCCGAATCTTTGGACCTTTCCAAAGCCAGGTTCAGGGGGAGGGGAGACCCCACGCGCCTGGGTAGTTTGTCCAGGCCGGGCCTTGACTGCGGTGTCCCAGTGCCGGTGTCACCGAATCCTTCCTGGGGAAGCAggtgagaagggaaggagagcccgaggccagagtggagtggaggGCCGAGTGTTGGGTAGCGGCTCCGGGAGTGCCCCCCCCGCGCCGCACGCCCGGGGTGGTGCGGGCCGGGGGAAGGACTCGCGGCGGAGGGGCTCGCGCTCCGTCAGTGCAGCGCGAGCGGCGCGGGAGCTGCGGGCAGAGCCGGAGGAGCTGAGGGGGTGGTAGCGGTGTGGACTCTTGCGCGTGTGCTCCGCTTCCTCTCGCCGCGGCCGGGGCCGTCTCCTTCCTCccgctttccttcccttcctctctcccttccgcCTCCGAACGTGGCGGCACCGTCTTCTGTGCCGCGCGGCTTCCTCTAGACCTCTCGGCGCGGGTGAGTGGAGGCTGCGGGCGTCTCCTAGGGGTGCGTGTGGGGTGTTCCCCGGTGCCTTTTCGTCTCCCACGCCTGCAGGGGGGCCGCTGCCTATTTTTAGAAACTCTTTTCTTCGGCCTTTCCGGGAGTCCTGGTAGCCCGACTAactccaggccccctccccctccgccccccccccccctcgggccCGACGCCCAGGGTCGCCGGCCCCGGCCCACTCGCGCCGGTTCCCGGCCGCCTGGCAGTCGCTGCCCGCTCTGGTCGCGGGCCGGACCCTGGCCCGGGCCAGGAGTTGGGGTGGGCTGGCGCCCGCTTGGAAGTTGGAGTCTTTTGTGcttgcgccccgccccgcccgacgaggggaggagggaggaaggaggggtgcGGAGGCCGCGCTGGGGAGGCCTCGGGcgggcctgtccctggctctgGCCTTGGCCCGGGGCTGCTTCCTGGCTCTCACGCCTGAGCTGAGTATTCGGGCTCCTTTAAGCGCGCACAACTCGCTCTGTCTGGCTCTCTACGGGTGTGAACACTTCGGACCCCACCTCTGCGGGTCCAGGGATCTTTGCACCTCTTGGATACAGATGGGAGCAAGCTACAGGCCCTCGAACTGGGGCCGAATCCTGCACTTTGTCCCAGCCCCTTTGGGGGCCGAGCCCCAGTTTGTTTGTCCCTGTGTGAAATGGAGTAAAGATGGAAACTGGCCTCACAGGATGTTCATGGAttcaaggagggagggaagggacttGTGAGAGAAGCGTTATACATACACCAACAGGTAATATTTAATGAGTCTGAGTCAGGAACTTCATAAGCCTCTATCATTTAATGCTCACAACGGCCCTCTAGAGTTATctccatttacagaagcagaaatcAAGGTACAGATAGATTAAACAATGTGTTCTAACTCACTTGTAGCCACAGAAGTGCAAAGCAGTGATGCTAAAACCTGTCACTTTTCCTGACATAAACACATTAGTACAAAGGGTGTTTTGATTTACACCATTAGGTCACACCATTTATAGAGACATAAACTGAGTTCTCCCTGACTCTGGGTGAATGTCCACTGTAGTACGGATGAAATCCTATTCTACCAGAGCTCCAAGGGAAAGTTAAGTTAGGGTGAatgttatgtttttgttgttattgcctTTACAAATTAAGAATGCTGGAGACTCCAGATCTCTAACATGTGCAGATCTATGGTGTTTGGCTTAAGGAACCTTTAAgtctatattttataaataatgagGTCCATCTTTTGTTGATGTCATGTTCCTCCCTCTATACCTTTTATGTTCTCAGTTCCATTTTCCCTGTTTTCAGATAAAGGCCCAAGGGGGTTGAAGTGAACTAAAATTAACTTAGGCAAgtgttctagttttcttttttttttttttaatctttattgtcagggtgatgtacagaggggttacagttatatatgttaggtaggtagtgagttcatttcttgtcccAACATTTTACCCCTTCCTcacttttttctcccacttttccccatcccctccagtgttctagttttctgatgtatTTGATTCTCGTAGTGGAGCGAGTCTAAAAATCACATTGAGAGGACTTTGGCCCAGATCCTTAAGTTCTCCTGATGTTTGTATTAGTAGGTCCATTTTGGTTTCCCCCAAGATTCTAGATTTAGGAGTGGTGGTATACATGAGGTTGAAGCCTTGTATACCATACTTTGTATATCAACTTGCCTATCTCTGGAAAGGGAAGGTAAATTGTTTAATAACAGAACTAGAGTTCTCAGCCTTTCAGTctagtaatttttaatttttttttgatactCTACCACCTCTTAAAAGGACACTAATCTTTGCCAGACCTTAAGATCAGGAATCCTGCGTAATTGGAAACCCCAAGGCATTTCTGTAGCCCCAGCCATTTTCTGTGCCTTGTGTTAAATGTTAAAAGGAGGCCAGATTTTGTAGGACAGAATTGTCAGGTGTCTTTGTTAGTCACTTCtgtattatattatttatgaTTATAGTACTCTTCTGTAACCAGTATCTGGGTTGTTACTTAATGTAAGGGAATCTCCTTTTTACTGTAAGGCAGGAGAGATAGCAGGGTTAGGGCACTTACATCACAGAATTAATATGTATAGCAGACAGAACACCTTATTAGAGGATTTGCTGTGGAATGGACTGAGCCTTCTGAGCTACTGTGGCACACAGAGCCAGTTTCTTTATGTGTAAACTCTCAAGCGTTGTGGGGACTATGGAAAGAAAATGACTATGAAAGTGCTTTGTTGTAATAGTAATATCTGACAATAAGTATTTCGCATGTCCTACCAATCACTGTACTGAGACTTAACAGTGGAACAAATGTGTCATTTAATCCTTAGACTACCTATGAATCAGGTACTATTCTGttctgaagaaaaaaagtttagagAAGTTTCATGACTTTCTCAATTATATGCAATGGCTAAGTGGGGAAGCCAGGATTCAAACTGCAAACCTTTAAACTGGCaggctttaaaaaattacatacatatgcatatatattggtactgtggcttgaacttggcttggcTTTCCTGCTCAAAGTTGGtaacctactacttgagccacatcatcacttcctgctttttgcttgttagttggcaataagaatcatggacttttctgcctggctgggctttgaactgctatcctcacatctcatcttCTTTAGTAGCTAGGTATGAGCCATACCCTGGATGTAACtctatataaataatttataaccttaactatttaaaaatgcttaattctggggctggggatatggcctagtggcaagagtgcttgccttgtatacatgaggccctgggttcaattccccagcaccacatatacagaaaacggccagaagtggcgctgtggctcaagtggcagagtgctatccttgagcaaaaaaaagaagccagggacagtgctcaggtcctgagtccaagccccaggactggccaaaaaaaaagcttaattcTGTGGCATTAAGTATATTTACATTGTGTAGCCATCACTTCTGTCCATCTCCCTAACTTATTTCCTTTCCCAACTGAACTACCCAAGAACACTTAACTCCTTGTTCCCTCTACCCTGCCAGAGGTGAGGAAAGTCTGGGCTGGCCTGCCAGATCATTTGTTACGTGGTTACATGACATGCCAGACATGGAATGGCTGGTTCATCTGCCTATGTTGATACAAATTTTGAATGGTCTGTAATGATACATAAATATCTAAATGACCGTTCACAAAAAAAGTTTCCCATTCCTGCAGCCTAGCCCCTGACGATTGCTGTTCTGCTTTTTGTGTTGAATTTAACCACTGTAGGATCTCACATAGGTGAAATTATACAGTATTTGCCCTTTTGTGACTGGCACTTTGATTGTCTTCCTTTGTAGAGTGCTCAGTGAACGTAAAGTTGCTACTATTCTTCATGCAGCAGTGTGTGACATGAAGCCCCTGAGCAGGAACCTAGGTTTTGTTGTGTCTCTGGTAAAGTTTTCtctgctctttttctctcctggGGATTGGAGTTCCTTATTGCTTATTGCTGAAGACTCCTTCATCAACGATAGCCCCTTCTGTATTTTCAGAAAATTAGAGCCTTTACAATAGAACAGACAATTTCTCATGTGTGGTTGTTTGCCCCTGCTTTTCTGGTCATCCAGGGTTGTTCCATCCAGTGATCAGGAATACCAGTGTTAGACAGCAGCAGTTTGGATTGAAACATCTCAGAAGCTGATTAAGTGGATTACCTTTATGACAAActctctccttttttaaaaaagcacacaGGAAGGATTCACATttggattctttcttttttaatgtgtacTTTAAAGgtataaaatacataatttggTAAGCTTGTGGAGAAGCTGAGCAAGGTACATAAATTAGGAGATAGAAATAtccatctaggggctggggatatggcctagtggctagagtgcttgcctcgtatgcatgaggccctgcgttcaattccccagcaccacatatacagaaaatggccagaagtggcgctgtggctcaagtggcagagtgctagccttgagcaaaaagaagccagggacagtgctcaggccctgagttcactgcctaggactggccaaaaaaaaaaaaaaaaaaaagaaagaagaaatatccatctatattttctatatttcattttctcagaaTATTTATTAAGGTTGTTTAATATACAATTTTGTACTTGTCATTTTGGAAGTCCTTTATTGTAAAGATAATTCTTTGATGATAAACTGCAGCCTCAATGATTATTCTGGCCCTCCATGTTGGATGAATTCCATGTCTTCTTGAGATATAAGTTTCCTTCTGTATTTCTGAGGTAATATTTCTAATATTGCTGCAGTGTCTGGTGGACCCTGATGTATCATATCTGGTGATTTACTTCCCTTAGCATCCTGGGAGACCAAAGAAGAGTGAGGTAGGAGGCCTGCTGATCTCAAAACTTCTGATGCACTGAGTTTAGGATTTTCTCTTCTGTTAGGAAGTCTTATTAATGGAGTATGTGGCTTGAGTACCTCAACAACCCTGCTGGCAGACACCATCATGACCATTGCTGCCCATCATGACACCAGGAAAGGCAGCTTCTGGGGCATGCACAtgtggattctttttgttttgttttttttttgcaggtcctggggcttgaacacagggcctgagtactgtccctggcttctttttgctcaaggctagtctgccacttgacccacagcgccacttccggctttttctatatatgtggtgctgaggaatggaacctgtatatgaggcgaggagcactttaccactagaccatcttCCTAGCCCCACATTTGGATTCTTAAAGGGTATTTATGGGTCCTTATGGTTACATGTGGTCAGGCTGGAGTTAGATGTTGCATTCTAGTCTTTCAAAATTCCCTTTGATTTGACTGTTGATATGTTTGCTTATGAAAGCTGATTGGAATTTTGTCCTAATGCCATTAAAGGGTTGGGATAAGTAAGGTTCCAGAGATGGGGAGTAGGGCAGCTGCCAAGACCATATGTTTGATCATGGTATACTTTCCCTTTTTTGGTGCTAATACCAAAAATTTAGAGCCTTGcacttttgtttggcttttctgcttgtggctggtgctgtacctgaactttgcctccagtccagtattttgctggttaattggagctagatTCTCAACAGacatttttgtttagtttggctttgaactttagtgCTCTaggactctgcctcctgagtaggtaggattacaagggcgagccaccagtgcccagctggttatttttactttttcagtcTTTTTGTCCAGTGGCATATGTCCCAGGTAATTCATCTGAATAATGAAGAGAAATAACGAATAGGTGACCTGCACGGTCTGTTTTAACAACATTTTATGAGTCTAGATATCTAATTCAGATGGTATTTGTAGGAGCagttctccctttctttcctctttcttaggCAATGGTAGGGAGTAGAGATGGAGATCCACATGAGTAggtagaaaaaatatattactcAGTTTTAGCTATATGTATTAAATGTATAATTGTAATATACAACAGGAATGTCACCTCTTTTCCCTTGGATACTAAATGGAAAGTTTCAGACCTGTGCACAGGGTACAGCTCATAGACACTTAGGACTCCAGATAAGGGGACAGTCATATAAAATGGAAGTTTAGTGTGGGAGCCTGAGGATCATTTTGTCTGATCTCTATCTACTATTAAGTGTGTGGGCTTGACCGCACacactcttcttccttttctggcCATTTCTTCATTACGAAGGTCTAGAAAGTGGGAGTGGGAAGTGGAGACAAAATTGGCCTTCTTCGCTCCTTCTTAAATGAATATATAGAAATAGGGATCATTGTTATGTTTTCTGTTTCTACATTGTTATGTTTTCTGTttctacagttcttttttttttttttttccccagtcctggggcttgaactcagggcctgagcactcaccttggcttctttttgcttaaggctagcactctaccactagagccacagcacacttctggctttttctatatatgtggtgctgaggaactgaacccagggtttcaggtatgtgaggcaagcactctattaactaggccatattcccagctcagttCTTTTTTAAGTACTTGGTGTTACCTTTCTTACCATTTTATAATCTCTTCATATAATAAATAAGTGTGTCTTAACTTTCTGGGAGTAAAAGAGGAAGTTGGGAAATTGTTACTGGACTTTATCTCCAGAAGAGCCATCAAAGCCCTCCACTATTCACTATCTATCAAAGTTATCCCAGCATCAAGCTGGGGTAGGGAAAGGGGCTTATGGTTAAATATTTAGGTTTCCCAGAGGGCATTTGTGTTGGGAGTGGTCAGCGAATTAAAGTGCAAATCGGGCCATTCTCCTAATGTACTGTAAGTTGGACTGGGGAGAATAGCTTTcagtgttttttctgtttttttttgttgttatttgtttttgttcggtggtggggcttgagctccaagcctgggcattgtccttgagctctttttttttttggccagtcctgggccttggactcagggcctgagcactgtcctggcttcttcccactcaaggctagcactctgccacgagccacagcgccgcttctggccgttttctgtatatgtggtgctggggaatcgaacctagggcctcgtgtatccgaggcaggcactcttgccgctaggctatatccccagccctgtccttgagctcttttggtcaagagCTCTACTACTACTTTGAACAAGAGTCTcatacagattttcctgtctgggctggcgggctggttttaaacattgaccctcagatctcagcctcctgagtagctaggattacatacatgagccatcagtgcctggctcagtggGGTTTTTGGTGCTTGCCAGACTCATGTTAATTGTAATTACCGAATACTCTGGgacctttgtttttttaaataaggggATTGGAATAGGTTCCTTGAATGATATGTCTTCCTCTTAGCAGTTTGAATCTCTAGTTTTATGGAAGTGACTTTAGAAATTTATCTCTAGAAGAAAAGACTTGACTAGAGCATTGAGAGTATCTCAGGGTTAAATTCTAGGCGCTTATGGACAATACCTTTCAGTATATAAACAGATGGATATTGCTTTTTAGAGTGGAACAATTGatgaaaattttctttgaagTGAATTTATCAAATTTTCTATTGAGTTCCATTATAAACTTGGAGCCATAGTCCCATGGGGCAAACTTGGGAGTCTAAGActataaaaaattatatttaaatatgttcCAAACTGTTTAAAAGCGcataataaagggaaaataaaaagcactATAAATTTCTCACAGGGCTGGATAGTAGTGCTGGATAAAAATTGGATCAGAAACTCATAGTTCCTTGAAGCTTTAGCCTTGTGAGGTAGGTATTCCTACCTGAGTTACCTGGCCCTTGAAATACCATCTTAGGACTGAATATTTCTGCTTATTTATCAAGTTAAGAATTAATTGCTTTATTCCAAATGAGTATTCTCTTTTAGAAGAACAAGTTTAGTAGCATAGTGTTTTTGACCAGGTTTTCTTCATTCTGGAGGCATTATTGGATATTTAGCTGTCTCTTGTTTATTTGTTAAGGATTTTAGAAAGCTTAGTTAAAGGTGTTGTTTGCATGGTTTCTCTTGATCTATTTGCCTAGGTTTCCTTTGCAGTTTCTGTTAGTGAAAGGACGCCCAGAAATGGATTTAAAAGAATTCATTTTTgtaggtttgttttttgtgtatAAATTATGATCCTGCCATTTTGAGAGGTTAAATGTTTCTTGCTTCCCCAGACCATTTTAAGGCTTTCATACTTTTTTCTTGCATATGGCTTTAAGCTGGCACTGAAGAATGTTGCTGTCAATGTAGTAATGAGGGCTGCACATGAATCAGTTGAGCACAAGAATaactttaaacttaaaaaaaacttagCCTTGATTTTTCACACCTATTAAAGTTGTCAACTTTTACTACAATTTACTACAATTAGATAGAGTCGGATACTACAATTAGATACAGTTGGATAGAGTTATGTTGAGTAGGTTGGTCACTGGTATAACATGATTATTTATGCATAGAAATCGAATAACTTTCTATCCCTAAGCTCAATTCATTGCAAGAATTTAGAGAACACCTACTATGTGTTCTCCCTGTGAAGAACATACAAACCATGcacaacttgatttttttttcggGAAGCAAGTAGGACAAATCCtagttcctttctctttgttGCCCTGGCTTAGATATTTAGGTTCTGGAGTCAGACTAGAAATAGCATAATTGATGGAGGGATATAAAAACGTTATGTATAGTCTGTTCTTTAAGGTTATGTCCCTCAAAGATAAAACCATGAAGATGATGCTGGTAATAAGGCAGTTTGATGTATAGCTTGGTTTAGGTGACAAAGGTCTGTTCTTGTTTCCCAGCACTAATAATGCCAGGTATTTGTGGCATGGGACTAATACTCTTTACCTTGACTTCCTCATAATATTGTTAGGGGAAAATTAGAATATATCAAAGAGCCTGCTGTGAAGCAGTTTACATGTGAAAAATCCATGAATCATTTGTCAGAGATAATAGGTGAATGACAGATGTTTCATAAGGGAGAGAGATCTCTTTGGGTTCTAGTCATAAAGGGTGGTCTGAGCTACTCTACAGCTAGGAGATGTAAGGcataactttcttcttttttttttttttttggccagtcctgggccttggactcagggcctgagcactgtccctggcttcttcccgctcaaggctagcactctgccacttgagccacagcgccgcttctggccgttttctgtatatgtggtgctggggaatcgaacctagggcctcgtgtatccgaggcaggcactcttgccactaggctatatccccagccccaactttcttcttttttaaaaaaattattgtcaaagtaatgtacagaggagttagtttcatagtaaggcagtgagtacatttcttaccaaacttgttacttcctccttcatttttctcccacctttcccccctcccccagttccttcctcaccctcccctgagttgtacagttggtttacagcatattgtcttgtaagtattgctgttgcattggaaaAATAGGGAACGTTCCATGAATTTGTATGTTATCCTTGTGCAAGGGCCatactaatcttctctgtattgttccaattttagtatatgtgctgctgaagtgagcaccttttcttctttttttgagagGGTCTTGATATgtatctgagctggctttgaactcaagatccttgcCTTTGCCCTCAAGACAAACCCTTAGTCTTTCACTTCCCTactactggaattacaggtgtataccatcTGGTATATTCAACGTAAGTGAGTATTTGAGCTGGATGGGCCTTGTAACATTTAATAATAGTGACTATATGCTAAGACCACtgttatttcaaatatttgtctGATTGTGCTTATAAATgccaatatttattttctctcagaCTAGCCAGAAACAACACTCAGATCTTTTCTCAGTTGATGTGCTTCTTTCACCTACTTCTTTCACTTGGGAAGTCATCAGAAATTTATACTGC
This window encodes:
- the LOC125353739 gene encoding alpha-ketoglutarate dehydrogenase component 4-like yields the protein MVMMVSASRVVEVLKPHTPLIRLPNRRENPKLSASEVLRSAGLLPHSSLVSQDAKGSKSPDMIHQGPPDTAAILEILPQKYRRKLISQEDMEFIQHGGPE